AATCGCATTTCCATCCTCATACTCTCCCAAATACCGATTTATACTTGTTCAATAATATAGCCGGATCCACACCTGACTTCAACATTAAAAATATATAATAAATTATAGCACAAGCAGGCGCAAGCGTCAATAATATATCCTGTAAACGTGATATTTCGTATCTGTGAACGGCGGGTCATTGCTTCTTGCAGTACAGCGTCAAGTCGTTTTTATACCGCGAGGAACACCCCGGCGAGGCATACGCGCTCCCGTCTTCCTGCAAGGCCAAAGAAATCACAGACGCTTGCATAAAGTGCGGGACATGCGTGAGAAATTGCCCCGTTGACGCGATAGACATTGACGCGAAAACTTTTGACACGGAAAAATGTATAGGCTGCTGGGCATGTATCAACCGCTGCCCGAAACACGCGATAAAGTCAACAAGCAAAGATGTTGCGGAAATAATGCGCTCATTCGGCGAGGCTTCGACAAAGAGGCTTGAGCCGGAAATATTCATGTAGCCATCAAAAAACGGGGACTCGGTTTCGTCCGGCAGTCCCCGCTTTTATTTTGCGCGAATCTCTCTACGCCTCTTCAGGCTCGTCCGGGTCAACGTCAACGATAACCTTCATTGTTGACTCCCTGTGGCTGTCGATATACTCATAGGCTTTAGGCCAGTCCCTGAACGCAAAATGCGCGGTGCGTAACGGCTTGAGCTGTACTTTCCCTTCCTGCACAAAGCGAATCCCGTCAAGAAAATCTTCATGGCGGTACATCATTGACGTGTTGAGGTCGAGTTCTGAGTCGTTGAGCTTGGCGAGGTCGATATTTGCCTTCTTCCCGAAAACCGCCACAAGTATTATCGTGCTTCCCTTGCGGGCATTCTGAATCGCCTGATCCATCGTTATGTCGCTCCCGGCGCATTCGTACGCGACATCATACTTGTCCGGCCCGAATGTGTCGAGGACTGCCTGCTTGTAGTCGTGATTTTTCGTGTTGACGACAACATCAGCACCGAGCTGTTTTGCGAGTTCGAGTCTTCCGTCTGAAATATCCGTAGCCATGACTTTGGCCGCGCCCAGTGCCTTCAATGACTGAATGAGAAGTATACCGATAGGCCCGCACCCTAACACTACAGCCGTGCAGCCCTTCACGCCGGGGAACTGCTTTGCCGCATGAATCGTAACCGCGAGAGGCTCAAGCATTGCCCCGTCAGAGTAACTCAGCTCATCGGGAATCGGCGTAACGTTCCTCTCGTCAGCAACAAAATATTCGCTCCCTGTCCCGGTCGTCTGGAAGCCGTAAACTTTCAGGCTCTCGCAGAGATTGTACTTTCCGTGAAGGCAGGGATAGCACCTTCCGCAGACGACTTGAGGCTCAAGCGTTACCCTGTCGCCGGGCTTGAACTTCTTGACGAACTCGCCGACTTTCACGACCTGCGCGGAGACTTCATGCCCCTGCGTTATAGGGTACGACGTGTAGGGGTGAGTCCCGTGATAAACGTGAATGTCGCTACCGCAGATTCCTATCTTCTTGATTTTGACGAGAACCTGATCCGGGCCGGGTTCGGGAATTTCGATGTCCCTGTAGATTATGTGCTTAGGTTCCTGCATTACTTCCTGTACCATTGTTGCCATTGTGAATTATTCCTCCCTGCTTAATCTTTCGTATTCTTCCCGGCAAATGTCATCGTAATTCAAAATCTCGTCCCGGAATGCCTCTGCCCATAAATTCATGGCCGATTCATTTCCGCTTGACCGCGCTATTCCTCCTGACATCTGCCAAATGTCCGCGCAAGCCTTTATGATTTTATCCTCATCGCTTGCCTTCCTGAATCCCATAAAGCTGCTGGCGTAATCTCCGCTCTTGCATGTCGAAAGATAACGCCGCGCCGTGTTCCTGTACTCGTGGTACAAATACGCCCTGTGCGACTCGTCCGTGTCATTCATGCGTAACTCGCTGATTATCGCTGTAACTTCCCTGTCCCTGAAACGCCGAAAGAATCCCCCGCGCCCGTACAAAAGCTGAAGGCATATGCACCGCCATAACCACCAGTCTATATTTTTGCGGCCTTTGTTCTCGTGGTCAGAATAGCGGTCATTGTAGACTTCACGAACGAAATCAACGCCCCCGGATTCAGGAAGCGAGTCGAGAATCACGAGGCGTTTTTTCGGGTCAATCTCACGGAAATATTCTGAGTAATCGCTGTCGATTTCGTACATTTCCTGCGTCGTTCTTATCCCCCTTCCGCTTGCGCTCCCTCCCCCTAAGTTAGGGGGGACACAGAGGGGTCAGAGGGGTATCCTTAGCTTGCCTGGCGTTTTTTCGAGAAGCAGTCAAAGCCTACCGCAATCGCGAGAACTAATCCCTGTACAACCATCTGCGTATACTCGCTGACGTTCATC
This portion of the Synergistaceae bacterium genome encodes:
- a CDS encoding 4Fe-4S binding protein, with amino-acid sequence MQYSVKSFLYREEHPGEAYALPSSCKAKEITDACIKCGTCVRNCPVDAIDIDAKTFDTEKCIGCWACINRCPKHAIKSTSKDVAEIMRSFGEASTKRLEPEIFM
- a CDS encoding alcohol dehydrogenase catalytic domain-containing protein, which produces MATMVQEVMQEPKHIIYRDIEIPEPGPDQVLVKIKKIGICGSDIHVYHGTHPYTSYPITQGHEVSAQVVKVGEFVKKFKPGDRVTLEPQVVCGRCYPCLHGKYNLCESLKVYGFQTTGTGSEYFVADERNVTPIPDELSYSDGAMLEPLAVTIHAAKQFPGVKGCTAVVLGCGPIGILLIQSLKALGAAKVMATDISDGRLELAKQLGADVVVNTKNHDYKQAVLDTFGPDKYDVAYECAGSDITMDQAIQNARKGSTIILVAVFGKKANIDLAKLNDSELDLNTSMMYRHEDFLDGIRFVQEGKVQLKPLRTAHFAFRDWPKAYEYIDSHRESTMKVIVDVDPDEPEEA